In Paralichthys olivaceus isolate ysfri-2021 chromosome 12, ASM2471397v2, whole genome shotgun sequence, the genomic window TTTGTGTGTGATTCATCACTTTAATCTTCAATCCCCTGAGCCTTGTTTTGGGAAAACACGTCCTGTGTACTCGAGTGTCACAGAGTACGCCTTGGGTAATACTAGAATTGAGTTTAATTTTTcaatacagaaaaaaaggaaacaatcaAAGCAACTGATGCTGGCATCCAGACAGATTTGTTCTCCTTGAATACCACATGTTTAGTTTTGGATTTGGTTGCCAACACAGAAACTGGGGGTTTAAGAGAATTTaatgagagcaggaggagaggggggggagacGCTGTCAGAAGTCCAACAGATGTTCAGATATGGGAATAGATTTCTTATTTGTTCTTCGTGCCAACATGTCCTCATTCAtccattgtgttttttaaatatttcacatcatCTCCCGTCGTTTTTCTTTGTCCTCGGCGTCTCAAGGATTCCGAcatatttggtttaaaaaaaaaaaaatgacgtTAAACCGGTTTGACTTTGATTTTTCTTTGCTCCGGTTTCCTCCCACTCTCCTGGAACAAAAGCTCAGTTGGAAGTCACGACTCGACGATAGAGCACTTTCAGATTCTTTTACACATTTGGAGAACTGTCCAAAGGAACAGGTGAAGTCTCGGTTGTTCAAGGTCACGCGTGGACATTTGAAGTGCGGTGAATTAGATAAATGGAGGCCTTTGATGCCGGTGAGTAGGTATTAACTGGCCTCTTCAGCCTCACTCTCTAATCTGCCACATTCTCCTTTCCACTCCTCAATTTGACAAACAGGATTTGAACTGAAGCCTCCCACACAGTAAACAGTCAAGAGTGAGCTGCGAGTGGCTGAGGGGGAAATATTTACCACTCTGTGTGTTTACCACCTCATGTAATCTGAAACAGCAGCTGCCAGTTGTCCGTGCTTCTTCCGCCGCCGCAAAAATGTCACCCGAGGTAAACAAGAGTGGACTTGTTTGTTCGAGAGCTCGCAGTAATGGATGTCGCACTGGAAGTCAGGTGGACGGTGCCTCGGTGTGGCCGGGGTTCACTTGGCCATGTAGGCTGCGACGTCCTTCTCCAGACTCTGGGCGAAGCGGTggttgaggaagaggagctggcCGTGGGGAAGCAGGCGGCTGAGCAGAGCGTCGATGCGGTTGCTCCTCAGCAGGACCTGGAGGGAGAGTTGCCGTTAGTGACGACCCCATGCGGACTCAGTCATCATCGCTGTTAGTTACGGATGGTAATGAAAATCTGTTCGGCTGCGATCTTGTTTCACTACTGTTGCCTTGAGCTTTTTATTGCGGATTCCATAACATGTAATGAATTAGCCTGGCAGAGCTCCGCAGCAATATTTCTGTGGAGGTGAAGTGTTTAAGTGAACTGATCTCAGTCTAATGAGGCCTGTGAAGAGGCCGTGCTGCAAATACTGTGGGTGTTCTTTGCCATTaaagacaaacaagacaagaatatttttgtaaaaacacGTAAATTTCATCAAACAAGAAAAGtgtctggagtttctcctgtaAGTAAAAactcagcaggagattctccggagGATTCACTGTCGCAAAACTGAAACAAGTcaaaaagaatagaaatatctcaagatgaaaaagaagagtCGCACACGTAGAAGACAGACGGAAACGTCAAATtgttctttcacattttcactgatttcccatcTGTGTAGAAAAGATCAGGCATTTTACTTTGACTGATATCTGGATTGAATCTACGGGGACTGTTGGCAGAGGTTTAGATGGGGAGGGGATCTACATCaaaattcagttttaaaactttaattattttaactTGACAAAAACGCACAAACCAATCTCCAGGTACTACTTTACTCCACAGGTTTAACCTCTATTACAGCCTCTGTTCAGCAGCTGTCCCAGAGACGGATCTTTTCAAATGAACCGAAAAGAGGCTCACACATGGTAAAAATGTTGCTTTGCTTAGATTTTCTGACTTTTCTCTTTGCGCGAACAGAATCAGGAGACTCGGAGCTTTCAAACAAAGTATGATTTTGTCAAGATTGAGTGAAGGACGGAttttaaaaaggtgaaatattATTTGATGGTGCCATCTCTTAAAACATGGAAGCAGTTTGACAACGTCCTCACCTCGCTCCCCTGCCCCAGCATGTGCAGGTGCTCCAGGCAGTGTCGGGTCAGGTTGCGGAGGGTTCCCTCAGCCAGCAGCAGGTTCTCGTGGGGCTCGCAAACCAGCGTGAAGCCCAGACTCTGGACAGCCAGCCACAGAGCGCTCATTTCCTCAGAGAAAGGGTCCCCGGCTCTCAGACGCACCACACCGCTGCTGGCCTCCTGCAGGGCCAGAGCCTCCTCACCGGGCAGCGCCTCCATCGGCGGCCGCCCTGAGGCGTCCCGGGACAGAGACACAGCGCTCCTCACCTGCCTGAGTCACAGAGGAGAGCGATACAGGACTCTTTAgtcataataaacattatttccTTCACAAAGCACCATCACtatatcattattttcattctaATGAGGGAACCAACATATATACAAAACAAAGAGCCTGAAACGACATCCTAAAATTACAAAGGTTCAAATAcaacaaactgtttttacaAACTTTCCTTGATCACCTTATTATTAAAAAGTGCTTCATTCTAACAACCTTCCACCAGATTTTGCGGACGGGGGAGAAAACAACACCTCCCTTGTGAaggtaaataaaatacacaaatcaaaTGGTTGTCATCACTCGACATAAACATACATAAACAGTATCGTCCTTCTCTTCCGCTGCTCTGAGACTgagcattttcttttcacagagaTAATGAGCAGTTACAGTTTGTCATGTGGGAGGACAGAGAGCCGCACAAACACCAAAgaattgggaaaaaaaaaatgagacgGCTGCGGAGAAGATTGACAAGCTCCGCCGGTCCAGCCGATGCATTTTACATTGAGTAGCATCAGAAGATCAGCAGGATGCAGACAGACGAGCGGAGGCATTGCATCACGgcgctgctgctgttgttctttCACAAACAAGAGTTTCTTCGAAATTGCAACATGTTCGTGttgctctgaaaaaaaaaaaaaggcagaaataTCTAAAATACACGACATTTAGAGGAAAGATGTTGATCTTCAACACCTCCGTTTATTCTCAACGTGACAATTTAAATGGAGAAATGTCCTTTTCTCCATTTTGGgacacaatttatttatttttaacatttgcttATCGTTCACTTGTTCTTacttgtgtgtatatatatatatatatatatatatatatatataaaattggTATTttcgtttttattttatttatgtttgaaaTAAGAACCTCACCGTCTTATTGAGTTTtaccaatatggattttttggggggggggctataatgaaacaatgaacttgattattaaaaaaaactgtaaataaaagaaaacataatctAATATACAGAACTTGAACTTTTCATTATAAGGCTCTCCTTTGAAAAATATATCTTTTACTGTTTAACATCCTGTTGAATCATTTTCTTGTGCTGAGAGaaagttttttaaaacagcCCTGAGGCTTAAACCGTAACTGAATCACCAACtaaaagcacaaataaataaaatataacacaaCTTCATATCATCACCTTCCATGTAAATAATAAAGGGTCTAATTATCTATCAATACATATCTTTATCTAATCCAGTGAGTTGGTCATTTCTACAAACATCTGCTTCCCCACAGCTTCTCCACTTTAAAATCTGTTACTCATCCATGGAAACATAAACGCTTTGTGACTTGACGTCAGTGGACGAAAACATATGAACTTATGTCTTTGTCTATTCGCTGAAATGTGTTTAGCATCAGTAGAATGTCCTCAGTTGTTTCTCCGCTGGTCAGGTGACGTGTTCACACCTCATTCCTCTGACACAGCTTCCTTTATTCCATCTGTAGAAGCCAAGATGAATATTAACAGGCACAGATGTTTGACCTCACATCCGACCTGAGAAATTCTCTTAATGCTTCTTCTCATACTTTAAATGTTGTGAATGACGTATTTTCTCATGTGGTTGAAACAATCTCTCCTCTCAAATCAGATTTATGTTCCTCCGAGATAAAAATCACCAAATGTCTTTAACACCACTTGAGAAATGCGTTGAATGGATTTAATTTTGGTTATTGAAACAAAAACTCACCCTGAGCATGAACTAAACTGTGAAAACAGCTGGATTGATATAAAACATTCACTCTGTTAGCAGCGTGTACAACAACCTTACTAAAACTAACGTCCAATACAACAGGGCTGTAATAACTCGACGCTCCAGGAGCAGAAGAATTACAGTCAGTTACACATGTTCTGTTTCTCTGAGCTTCAACACTttcaatgtgaaataaatttatttatttaagtctcAGTTTGAACTTGAGCTGATTTACATTAGTATGAAAACAACCACGTAGAAGATAATCCTGCTGATCTCAACCTGTTGTCAGTGTCATTTAtacaaactaactaactaaccaactaactaactcactcactcactatcaaactaactaactaactcatTAACTATCAAACTAACTCACTATCAATCAAACTAACTAAcaatcaaaccaacaaactTACTAACTAAATCACTAACTCACTTAAAGACTAACTAACAATCAAGCTAACTAACTCACTCAATATCAAACTAACTATCAATCAAACTAACTCACTAACCATCCAACTAACTAACTCACTATTAAACTATCAATCAAACTACCTAACAATCAAACTAACTAACAATCAAACTAACTAACTTACTACCTAAATCACTAACTAACTTACTaactaactcactcactcactatcAATCAAACTAACTTACTAACTAAAtcactaactaactaactaactaactaactaactcacCCACTTACAGACTAGTCTACAGACTAACTAATACACCCGCTCACCTCGCCACCACCGCGGCCTTCTCCATCCGCAGAAGGCGCCTCTCCTCCGGGCTGAGCTCCCGGAGCTGCCCGGTGAGGAGTCCGTCCTCCGGGGCGAAGAGGCGGCAGTAGAGAAGCCTGCTGTCCCCGGCAGAGAGCGCAGAGAGCGGACACACGGTGTGGATGAGGAAGCATCGAACCATCGTGACAcagataatttattttaatttaacgaTGATTAAAGTGAAAACACCAAATAGTCTGGTTATCTCTGCTGACGTCACTTCCGCGTTAGTCAGCTGACCACTGCCGGCTACCGTTGTTTTGCGTTTTATgagccagcagagggcgctggctcatcatttatattatattatattacattacattatattacatctctttatattacattatattacatcacattatatcacattatatcatatcattacaattatagatagatatagatccAATTATATTATTCTACTGCTGATGATTCTCTTGCTGAGCTGATTAATCATTTAATCTTTGT contains:
- the ap5s1 gene encoding AP-5 complex subunit sigma-1 yields the protein MVRCFLIHTVCPLSALSAGDSRLLYCRLFAPEDGLLTGQLRELSPEERRLLRMEKAAVVARQVRSAVSLSRDASGRPPMEALPGEEALALQEASSGVVRLRAGDPFSEEMSALWLAVQSLGFTLVCEPHENLLLAEGTLRNLTRHCLEHLHMLGQGSEVLLRSNRIDALLSRLLPHGQLLFLNHRFAQSLEKDVAAYMAK